The nucleotide sequence CCTTCGGATTTTATCCAACCCGAGCCACCACGAGGGTAATCTTATTGATTATTGTTCATTAGCCAAACCATTTCTAGCAAAGTTATATTGTTAAAGTAAACAATGCTGAGCCATTGATAATTTAAACCTTAAAAGGATGAGAGATAGGTGTTTGATGAATTAAGATTCCTGACCAAATCATACGAAAATTAGTTGAATTTCTTCCAATCTAAGGAGCTAAAAAATTTATGGGCCTTTTTAGACCAAAATTAAAGGGATTTAAGCCCTTTACAATGGATTCAATTACTGTtccttcagtttttttttatattgaatgttaaatttttcgaactcaaaatttattttttacatcaaattgttcgatcatttttgtttagtttacaTAAATCATATCCATCTTTATTCTATCATATGGATCATTTGTGTTATCCTTAAGCCATGTTTCCCCAGCTTAAGCTCGGAATTTTCTCACAAATACACAGATATGGCTTACATATATTGAATAACACTAAAGAAAATTTGGTCATAACTTTAATatcttttgacaaaaaaaaactttaatatcTTTAGATCAGTAATTAAAAGAAGGAACAAAGAAAGAAGTAAGACAAGTCATAAAACAAAGCTTTACTACTAAACCCATCTAGCACAAACAAAGGCTAGCACATGAGTGTAATATTTTGAGCTAAAGCTAAGCATAAACATGGACGTTGAGAACGACTAGGAAGAGGATGAGAAAGAGACCGTAAAGAACGGTGTGGACGAAAATAGAAGCTACCGTTGTCTTCATGTTCATGAAACCTACCGGAGATTCTTTCCCAGGAAACTGCAGTATCAGTCCCGGCGATAGAAACGCGAATAGAGCCGAAGCTATCAATGGTGCTGCCCAATCATGCATATCTTCGTAAAACGATTAAAGGACCAATTGAGCAAGTAACCAGAGAAAgagagtaagaagaagaaagtggaAACTTGGTTGTGGAATAATTGAGAGAATGGG is from Brassica napus cultivar Da-Ae chromosome A4, Da-Ae, whole genome shotgun sequence and encodes:
- the BNAA04G10720D gene encoding uncharacterized protein BNAA04G10720D; its protein translation is MHDWAAPLIASALFAFLSPGLILQFPGKESPVGFMNMKTTVASIFVHTVLYGLFLILFLVVLNVHVYA